In Musa acuminata AAA Group cultivar baxijiao chromosome BXJ2-8, Cavendish_Baxijiao_AAA, whole genome shotgun sequence, one genomic interval encodes:
- the LOC135618648 gene encoding F-box protein PP2-B10-like: MGMEKRRETEGGGELARIPEECVALVLSHTSPRDSCRSALVSSAFLSAANSDVLWERFLPSDYADILSRAVHPVEYSSKKQLYIRLCDSILLDDGKVSFRLEKSTGGKCYMVSAESMTIIWGYESRYWRWVPHPESRFAKVAELLSVCWLHIRGSMNCRLLSRRTRYVVCIVFKLAPGSHGLGDPPQKASVKLGSYASESFIRLQPDDDDDDDDESEEEGEEEKAAVEGEDAKTRLREDGWMEMELGDFYTEEGDDGNVEVNLRETEGLNWKRGLIVQGLEFRPRI, translated from the exons ATGGGAatggagaagagaagggagacGGAGGGGGGCGGCGAGCTCGCCAGGATCCCGGAGGAGTGCGTCGCCCTCGTGCTCTCCCACACCTCGCCTCGCGACTCCTGCAGGTCGGCGCTCGTCTCCTCCGCTTTCCTCTCCGCCGCCAATTCCGACGTCCTGTGGGAGCGATTCCTGCCGTCGGACTACGCCGACATCCTGTCTCGCGCCGTCCACCCCGTGGAGTACTCCTCCAAGAAGCAGCTCTACATCCGCCTCTGTGACTCCATCCTCCTCGACGACGGCAAAGTA AGCTTTCGGCTGGAGAAGTCAACGGGAGGGAAGTGCTACATGGTATCTGCTGAAAGCATGACCATCATATGGGGTTACGAGTCTCGATACTGGAGATGGGTTCCTCATCCCGAGTCCAG GTTCGCTAAGGTGGCAGAGCTTCTTTCCGTTTGCTGGTTGCACATCCGTGGCTCAATGAACTGCCGATTACTCTCTCGGAGGACACGCTACGTTGTTTGTATTGTCTTCAAGCTGGCCCCTGGCTCGCACGGCCTCGGCGATCCTCCTCAAAAAGCCTCCGTGAAGTTGGGATCATATGCGTCGGAAAGCTTCATCCGCTTACAAccagatgacgacgacgacgacgacgacgagtctGAGGAAGAGGGTGAAGAGGAGAAGGCAGCGGTGGAAGGAGAGGACGCGAAGACGCGGTTGAGAGAGGATGGCTGGATGGAGATGGAGTTAGGTGACTTCTACACCGAGGAAGGGGATGATGGGAACGTGGAAGTCAACTTGAGGGAGACCGAAGGGCTGAATTGGAAGCGTGGGCTTATTGTTCAGGGCCTCGAGTTTAGACCTAGGATCTAA
- the LOC103994351 gene encoding probable serine/threonine-protein kinase PBL23: MGLISFTKKKGGRMMDCLCCFRSWNEKKMKACDAQKRVRKKKPPRDEAKKKKKKNSLLFRRKKTMAIQEEKKKKKRNTLFFLKRKKKKSSKDETKKKKRNRLFFLKRKKNKSSKDETKNKKKRNRLFFLKRRKKKSSKDETTKKRKVPTEQRKTSTQRRSKKFWWRRKGQNKAKTLEFLVHTMSFRSDSGRHRFAAEEILRIGSDNIAARVFTYRELAAATGSFSSENLLGEGGFGRVYKGQLKGTNEVVAVKQLDRKGLQGNREFLVEVLMLSLLHHPKLVKLLGYCADGNHRILVYEYMPLGSLQQHLLDTKPNANPLDWHTRMRIAAGAAKGLEYLHEIATPPVIYRDFKASNILLDEEYNPKLSDFGLAKVGDKSHVSTRVTGTYGYCAPEYAITGQITKMSDVYSFGVVLLELITGRRAIDLNRPKREQHLVHWAEPLFKDKRQFVAMADPMLEGKYPIKGLSQALAIAAMCLQEEANIRPLISDVLIALEHLADPNNDEDDGPQAFSLEMISQHASTSGSKMVVHGIGEAPEEILESNSYPEANSFSSREQDLNELDVI, from the exons ATGGGGTTGATAAGTTTCACAAAGAAGAAAGGTGGACGGATGATGGATTGTCTCTGTTGCTTCAGATCGTGGAATGAAAAGAAGATGAAGGCATGCGATGCTCAGAAAAGAGTAAGGAAGAAGAAGCCACCGAGAGACgaggcaaagaagaagaagaagaagaactcgtTGTTGTTTAGAAGAAAGAAAACgatggcaatacaagaagagaagaagaagaagaagaggaatacgCTATTCTTtcttaaaagaaagaagaagaaatcatcaaaggatgagacgaagaagaagaagaggaataggttattctttcttaaaagaaagaagaataaatCATCAAAGGATGAgacgaagaataagaagaagaggaataggttattctttcttaaaagaaggaagaagaaatcatcaaaggaTGAGACGACGAAGAAGAGGAAGGTACCAACAGAGCAGAGGAAGACATCGACACAGAGACGGTCCAAGAAGTTCTGGTGGAGAAGGAAGGGGCAGAACAAAGCAAAAACTCTCGAATTCCTAGTTCATACCATGTCCTTCAGATCTG ACAGTGGCAGGCACAGGTTTGCAGCTGAGGAGATCTTGCGCATAGGCAGCGACAACATCGCAGCTCGTGTGTTCACGTACCGTGAACTCGCAGCAGCAACCGGAAGTTTCAGCTCCGAGAACCTGCTTGGTGAGGGTGGATTCGGGAGAGTGTACAAAGGACAACTCAAAGGCACCAACGAA GTTGTAGCAGTTAAGCAGCTCGACAGAAAAGGATTGCAGGGCAACAGAGAGTTTCTCGTCGAGGTGCTGATGCTGAGCCTCCTGCACCATCCAAAGCTCGTCAAGTTGCTCGGATACTGCGCCGATGGAAATCACAGGATCCTGGTGTACGAATACATGCCACTGGGTTCACTGCAGCAACATTTACTGG ATACAAAGCCAAATGCCAATCCATTGGACTGGCACACAAGAATGAGGATCGCAGCTGGTGCAGCCAAAGGCCTGGAGTACCTGCATGAGATTGCAACCCCACCGGTGATATATCGAGATTTCAAAGCGTCGAATATACTTCTGGATGAGGAATACAACCCGAAGCTATCAGATTTCGGACTTGCTAAGGTTGGAGACAAGAGCCATGTCTCTACCAGGGTGACGGGCACCTACGGCTACTGCGCCCCGGAGTATGCAATAACAGGACAGATAACGAAGATGTCGGATGTGTACAGCTTCGGCGTCGTGTTGTTGGAGCTAATCACCGGAAGGAGAGCCATCGACCTCAACCGGCCCAAACGCGAGCAACACCTTGTTCATTgg GCGGAGCCGCTGTTCAAGGACAAGCGACAGTTCGTGGCCATGGCGGACCCAATGCTCGAGGGAAAGTACCCCATAAAAGGCCTTTCTCAAGCTCTGGCTATTGCTGCAATGTGCCTCCAAGAAGAAGCAAACATACGGCCGCTAATTAGCGATGTGTTAATTGCTCTTGAGCACTTGGCTGATCCCAACAATGATGAGGACGATGGCCCCCAAGCATTCAGTTTGGAGATGATATCGCAACACGCATCCACTTCCGGCTCCAAGATGGTAGTACATGGTATCGGTGAGGCTCCCGAGGAGATATTGGAATCAAATAGTTACCCGGAAGCCAATTCCTTCTCGAGCAGAGAACAGGACCTAAATGAACTGGATGTGATTTAG
- the LOC108953543 gene encoding putative disease resistance protein RGA1, whose translation MTVDLDLKRVLLEVLPSSAVRAQVEELGVRNHAEMIRGSLWVIHGVIMDAQLRAMEELVLEARVKDVGEWVTDVRVAVLDFEGLLGRIVTWQPTGTFNRLQRCYSLDDDDKGASRDAILIKLKDTAARLNILVSRARELNLRKEMMDSMDPCEAEFSAILKAEIVGRDEVIEDFIGKIRQRQQVSTDSVPLIVNIKGRKGMGKTTVARMIYHHRWAREQFSHRIWVDPHGFLSFDPMRIATHLADSMTKKPCSHLERHLHGIWKLVKESLRGSKYLLVLNDIRKEEFSEGNKWDKLHNILLREGGAGSTVIIVSSEDGIFKPRMMEFDLPGLSEKDWEQVFVRHAVIHPEEEEEASSPAKLLPRDILLHGNPLHAKLLASVFFRLTERSRWEAMARAVHIDKSIGYFDPFHLLDYPIVRDVTEEKLSHDEGSKPPSSGYVQSPPVPRFGNLRFFSLYLLLSRDERRHLYYSFFPPGYTFDFQDLLQMLTAEGFIPHSTDKAAAIEHLQREVQSSMSRTSRFSVLDHYCGQLCLPVDWKTRALLTPLPYFLRPSILIVEEENALMDRKCQTAQIPRHESTKLTVAHVLDPLATQILKLPEEHQLLNLRYLNLSQTKLKKFPDPICYLGNLLTLKLAHCQQLKQLPEQIHDLGKLQVLNLAYCTKLRKLPNTITSLVNLQELDLEGCHSLIELPQGLNNMKSLTELNLHRCSSLTRMPRKMKQLRNLHKLSGYTAVDKLGKAIREMHALVNLEELLHLRSLEELHLRSLEGVSKPEDAEAAKLEEKPNLRSLALQWGCQKMDDGTEASAGSSSSEVIEALRPNISLRKLEIIAYTGEAFPSWMGIKQEYHCTLVEIKLINLRRCGSLPALGELARLKMVEISGMQKISSVDDKFYGDNGRFSTLEKLTFSEMPNLEKWQTVVRKQDLFPKLAELTLIECPKLAKLEVRLSQVKRLNVWLDNDRLWTLTPSNFEGWDNLEELEMVGCTQLRSLPEDIKNFKCLESLRLVGCENIISLPVWLKGYEETLPLKISDGTALICVPKASNLREDHPNRHWSYDQDRHYLFNMTAEDEDQQDEDEDQPNLPHTDEDHQDRHNLSDTTDEDRHSSPDN comes from the coding sequence ATGACGGTGGACTTGGATTTGAAGCGTGTGTTGTTGGAGGTTCTACCGTCGTCTGCAGTGAGGGCGCAGGTGGAGGAGTTGGGTGTCCGAAACCATGCCGAAATGATTCGTGGCAGCCTCTGGGTCATCCATGGTGTGATAATGGACGCCCAGCTACGGGCGATGGAGGAGTTGGTCTTAGAGGCACGGGTGAAGGATGTGGGAGAATGGGTGACGGATGTGCGTGTGGCCGTTTTGGACTTCGAAGGCCTGCTTGGCCGGATCGTAACATGGCAACCGACGGGGACGTTTAATCGCTTGCAGCGCTGCTACTCCCTAGACGACGACGACAAAGGGGCGTCTCGCGATGCTATCCTGATAAAGCTCAAGGATACAGCAGCCAGGTTGAATATCCTTGTGAGCAGGGCGCGTGAGTTGAATCTTCGGAAGGAGATGATGGATTCTATGGACCCATGCGAGGCAGAGTTCTCCGCCATCTTGAAGGCTGAGATTGTGGGCAGAGACGAGGTTATAGAAGATTTCATTGGGAAAATTCGGCAGCGACAACAAGTGTCCACGGATTCTGTGCCCCTGATCGTCAACATAAAGGGTCGCAAAGGAATGGGGAAGACGACCGTCGCTCGGATGATCTACCATCATCGCTGGGCGCGCGAGCAGTTCAGTCATCGAATCTGGGTAGACCCGCACGGCTTTCTCTCTTTCGATCCCATGAGGATCGCGACTCACCTTGCCGATTCCATGACGAAGAAACCGTGCAGCCATTTGGAGCGCCACCTGCATGGCATCTGGAAACTCGTCAAGGAAAGTCTCCGAGGCAGCAAATACCTTCTCGTCCTGAATGACATCAGGAAAGAAGAGTTTTCGGAAGGTAACAAGTGGGATAAATTGCATAACATCCTCTTGCGTGAGGGCGGGGCGGGGAGTACGGTCATAATCGTGTCTTCCGAAGATGGGATATTTAAGCCACGTATGATGGAATTCGACCTCCCGGGCCTATCGGAGAAAGATTGGGAACAAGTGTTCGTGAGACACGCGGTGATCCAccctgaggaggaagaggaggcttcTTCGCCGGCAAAGCTACTTCCACGTGACATCCTACTCCACGGCAATCCCTTGCATGCTAAGCTTCTGGCCTCGGTATTCTTCAGGCTCACAGAGCGGAGTCGGTGGGAAGCAATGGCGCGGGCTGTTCATATTGACAAATCCATCGGCTACTTCGATCCTTTTCATCTGTTGGACTACCCCATAGTACGAGATGTTACTGAGGAGAAGCTTTCTCACGACGAAGGCTCCAAACCACCTTCAAGCGGGTATGTGCAGTCCCCACCGGTTCCGAGATTCGGCAACTTGCGTTTCTTCTCCCTCTATCTTCTTCTATCCCGGGACGAACGGAGACACCTGTATTACTCCTTCTTTCCACCGGGTTACACCTTTGATTTCCAGGACTTACTGCAGATGCTCACTGCCGAAGGCTTCATACCACATTCAACCGACAAAGCGGCAGCAATCGAGCATCTGCAGCGCGAAGTACAGTCGTCGATGTCGAGGACTAGCCGGTTTTCAGTACTCGATCACTACTGTGGCCAGTTGTGCTTACCCGTTGATTGGAAGACACGGGCACTGCTGACGCCCTTGCCTTATTTTCTCAGACCTTCGATTTTAATCGTGGAGGAGGAGAATGCCTTGATGGATCGGAAATGCCAAACTGCACAGATCCCACGACACGAGTCGACCAAGCTCACAGTTGCGCATGTCCTGGATCCGCTAGCTACGCAGATCCTGAAGCTACCCGAGGAACACCAGTTGCTCAACCTCAGGTACCTCAACCTTTCGCAGACAAAGCTCAAAAAATTCCCTGATCCCATCTGCTACCTTGGGAATTTGCTGACCTTGAAGTTAGCTCACTGCCAACAGCTTAAGCAACTCCCGGAACAGATCCACGACCTTGGAAAATTACAGGTATTGAATCTGGCCTACTGCACAAAGCTTCGGAAGTTACCCAATACGATCACAAGCCTCGTCAACTTACAAGAGTTAGACCTTGAAGGCTGTCACTCGCTCATCGAGTTACCTCAAGGTTTGAACAACATGAAATCACTGACGGAGCTGAATCTGCACCGATGTTCTTCCTTGACTCGAATGCCCCGTAAAATGAAGCAGCTGCGTAACCTCCACAAGTTATCTGGATACACTGCAGTGGACAAGCTTGGAAAAGCCATCCGGGAGATGCATGCTTTGGTGAATCTGGAAGAGCTACTACATCTACGAAGCCTGGAGGAGCTGCATCTACGAAGCCTCGAAGGAGTGTCAAAGCCGGAGGACGCTGAAGCCGCGAAGCTGGAGGAGAAACCAAACCTTCGGAGTTTGGCGTTACAATGGGGATGCCAGAAAATGGACGACGGTACTGAAGCATCTGCTGGCTCATCGTCGTCGGAAGTAATTGAAGCCCTCCGACCCAACATAAGTTTGCGGAAACTCGAGATCATTGCTTACACGGGCGAGGCATTTCCAAGTTGGATGGGAATCAAACAAGAATATCACTGCACCTTGGTGGAGATCAAACTAATCAACCTCAGAAGATGCGGGAGTCTACCAGCTCTCGGGGAATTAGCTCGTCTTAAGATGGTCGAAATCAGCGGGATGCAGAAGATCAGCTCCGTGGATGATAAATTCTACGGTGACAATGGCAGATTTTCCACGTTGGAAAAGCTCACTTTCTCTGAAATGCCTAACCTAGAGAAATGGCAGACGGTGGTGAGAAAACAAGACTTGTTTCCTAAGCTCGCGGAGTTGACACTGATCGAGTGCCCAAAGTTGGCGAAACTAGAGGTGCGCCTGTCACAAGTTAAAAGATTGAACGTTTGGTTGGACAATGATCGGCTGTGGACGCTGACGCCGTCTAACTTCGAGGGTTGGGACAACCTGGAGGAGTTGGAGATGGTTGGGTGCACACAGCTGAGGAGTTTACCAGAGGATATAAAGAATTTTAAGTGCCTCGAGAGTTTGAGACTCGTTGGATGTGAAAACATCATCTCTTTACCAGTTTGGCTAAAAGGATACGAGGAAACGCTCCCCTTGAAGATTTCTGATGGTACGGCACTCATATGCGTGCCGAAGGCTTCAAATCTGCGTGAAGATCATCCCAATCGGCATTGGTCGTATGATCAAGATCGTCATTACCTGTTCAACATGACTGCTGAAGACGAAGATCAACAGGATGAGGACGAAGATCAACCCAATCTGCCTCATACGGATGAAGATCATCAAGATCGTCATAACCTGTCCGACACAACTGATGAGGACCGTCATAGCTCGCCCGACAACTGA